One Flagellimonas sp. CMM7 genomic region harbors:
- a CDS encoding dipeptide epimerase, whose amino-acid sequence MQISLKKYILPLKHTFSISRESHDFQDSLIVGLSLNGKTGYGEATSNPYYKITVESMIAEISAIQNEIEVFDFDSPEAFHQFLVEKELTNFAICALDLAAHDLYGKLQGKPLYTIWGTDTSIYPKTNYTIGIASIEKMVSKMKETPWPIYKIKLGTNDDVAIVRELRKHSDAIFRIDANCAWTAEEAIHNAPLLKDLGVEFLEQPLKANDWSGMEQVMHYSVLPVIADESCIVEADVEKCGLHFNGINIKLTKCGGLTPALRMIKKGKEMGLKIMVGCMTESTVGISAIAQLLPQLDYVDMDGAMLLKEDIADGVIIKSNGEVLFPSIAGSGVTLN is encoded by the coding sequence ATGCAAATCAGCTTAAAAAAATATATACTTCCACTAAAGCATACCTTTAGTATTTCTAGGGAATCCCATGATTTTCAAGACTCTTTGATTGTTGGACTTTCCCTCAATGGAAAAACAGGTTATGGTGAGGCCACTTCCAACCCATATTACAAAATTACCGTTGAAAGTATGATAGCTGAAATTTCAGCGATACAAAATGAAATCGAAGTCTTTGATTTTGATTCTCCGGAGGCATTTCACCAGTTTTTAGTAGAAAAAGAATTGACCAATTTTGCCATTTGCGCTTTAGATCTAGCTGCACATGATCTTTATGGAAAATTACAAGGTAAACCTCTTTATACAATTTGGGGTACGGATACTTCAATCTATCCAAAAACCAATTATACCATAGGTATTGCTTCCATTGAAAAAATGGTTTCTAAAATGAAAGAAACCCCATGGCCCATCTATAAGATAAAATTAGGTACAAATGATGATGTAGCTATTGTAAGGGAATTACGAAAACACTCTGATGCCATATTTAGAATTGATGCAAATTGTGCGTGGACCGCTGAGGAAGCAATCCATAATGCACCCTTGCTAAAAGATTTAGGAGTAGAGTTTTTAGAACAACCCCTAAAAGCAAATGACTGGAGTGGCATGGAACAAGTAATGCACTATAGTGTCTTACCAGTAATTGCTGATGAAAGTTGCATTGTTGAAGCTGATGTTGAAAAATGCGGCTTGCATTTTAACGGTATCAATATAAAATTGACAAAGTGTGGAGGCCTTACTCCCGCTCTGCGTATGATTAAAAAAGGAAAAGAAATGGGATTAAAGATTATGGTGGGTTGTATGACCGAATCTACCGTCGGCATTTCAGCAATTGCCCAATTATTACCGCAATTGGACTATGTCGATATGGACGGCGCCATGCTACTTAAAGAAGATATCGCAGATGGTGTAATCATTAAAAGTAATGGCGAAGTTTTATTCCCATCTATAGCGGGTAGCGGAGTAACGCTCAACTAA
- a CDS encoding head GIN domain-containing protein, whose product MTTLARIAIAFLMAIFASSCNFDLSFGDGKRGNGEVVEESRKVTEDFTVVSASEGLDVFVTQDQDFKISVEADENIIDLIGTDIKDGKLRIHAIENIGRATKKVYVSLPDITALKSSSGADLIVQNVIEAEKIELDASSGSDLHVELVASEVSADASSGADIKIAGRTDILFADASSGADIRARELATKTCNADASSGSDISVNVSESLIADASSGADISYTGNASVQKKKSVSGSVHKY is encoded by the coding sequence ATGACAACACTAGCTAGAATCGCAATCGCATTTTTAATGGCAATATTTGCCTCATCCTGCAACTTTGACCTTAGTTTTGGGGATGGAAAAAGAGGAAACGGAGAGGTAGTAGAAGAGAGTAGAAAAGTTACTGAAGACTTTACCGTGGTATCAGCTTCAGAAGGTTTAGATGTATTTGTAACCCAAGATCAAGATTTTAAAATATCTGTTGAAGCAGATGAAAACATTATTGATTTAATTGGAACGGACATCAAAGATGGAAAACTTAGAATCCATGCCATTGAGAACATTGGAAGAGCCACTAAAAAAGTCTACGTATCCCTTCCAGATATTACCGCTTTAAAAAGCTCTAGTGGAGCAGACCTAATCGTTCAAAACGTAATTGAAGCCGAAAAGATAGAATTGGACGCCAGCAGTGGGTCGGATCTTCATGTAGAATTGGTTGCATCAGAAGTTTCTGCAGATGCCAGTAGCGGTGCAGATATTAAAATTGCCGGCAGGACCGATATTTTGTTTGCCGATGCCAGTAGTGGAGCGGATATTAGAGCGCGGGAGCTCGCCACAAAAACCTGTAATGCGGATGCCAGCAGTGGGTCGGACATTTCTGTGAATGTATCTGAATCGTTAATTGCGGACGCAAGCAGTGGAGCTGATATTTCCTATACCGGAAATGCCAGTGTACAAAAGAAAAAATCTGTTTCCGGTAGCGTTCATAAATACTAA
- a CDS encoding PspC domain-containing protein gives MNKTVNINLANTLFHIDDEAYNRLRRYLESIKRSFSGTAGSDEIIADIEARVAELFLEKMENDRQVITQKEVDAVINIMGQPEDYMVDEDIFEDEPRKTQTQATRKTKKLYRDMDQKYIGGVCSGLEYYLGFDALWIRIIFILLAVFTGFGLIAYILLWILVPEAATTSQKLDMTGEPINISNIERKVKEGFDDVADKVKNVDYDKVGNKVKSSSKTFFDTIGDIIMFLFKIFGKFIGILLIIIGASTLIGLFVGAFTLGIFDAIHLPGVDFYEIVNTTGAPVWVVSILLFFAVGIPFFFLLYLGLKILVNNLKSIGNIAKFSLLGLWLISIGTLFALGVRQAAEFANVGSVNIKDQVLMENPSDTLVIKIKDSELGYGMEDVHFGRMTFTYDENDNRILVSDDVNIKIRKSDDSSIKINVRKDSHGNTTLAARERAKQINYEYELFENEIILDEFLTTATSNKARNQEVTTTIYVPTGKALQFAESARGYIGRGVKNDQDYYRSGIVGYIWVMGENGELECQNCPEELDIDESEDDDEGKIIIDENGIDINIKDRDDAFKMKIDENGIEIKAGEKNDN, from the coding sequence ATGAACAAAACAGTAAATATAAATCTAGCAAATACACTCTTTCACATAGATGATGAGGCGTATAATAGGCTTAGGCGATACCTAGAATCCATTAAAAGATCGTTTTCAGGTACAGCAGGAAGTGATGAAATCATTGCGGATATTGAAGCAAGGGTAGCTGAACTCTTTTTGGAAAAAATGGAAAATGACAGACAGGTCATTACCCAAAAAGAAGTAGACGCGGTTATCAACATTATGGGGCAACCAGAAGATTATATGGTTGACGAGGATATTTTTGAGGACGAGCCTCGAAAAACCCAAACGCAGGCCACACGTAAGACCAAAAAACTGTACAGGGACATGGACCAAAAATATATTGGTGGTGTTTGTTCCGGTTTGGAATATTATTTAGGGTTTGATGCCCTTTGGATACGGATTATTTTTATCCTATTGGCAGTATTCACAGGTTTTGGGCTTATAGCATACATCCTATTATGGATTTTGGTCCCAGAAGCGGCTACAACCTCTCAGAAATTGGACATGACGGGGGAGCCCATCAACATCAGCAATATAGAACGCAAAGTTAAAGAGGGGTTTGATGATGTTGCGGATAAAGTTAAAAACGTTGACTATGATAAAGTAGGCAACAAGGTCAAAAGTAGCTCCAAGACCTTTTTTGACACTATAGGAGATATCATCATGTTCCTATTTAAAATATTTGGAAAATTCATAGGTATCCTACTGATCATCATAGGTGCATCAACATTAATAGGGTTATTTGTTGGTGCATTTACCTTGGGTATTTTTGATGCAATACATCTTCCCGGTGTAGATTTTTATGAGATTGTGAACACAACGGGCGCACCTGTTTGGGTCGTATCCATACTATTGTTTTTTGCTGTTGGCATTCCTTTCTTCTTCCTGCTTTACTTAGGATTGAAGATTCTGGTAAACAACTTAAAATCCATAGGAAACATAGCCAAGTTTTCCCTTTTAGGGCTTTGGTTAATCTCTATAGGCACATTGTTTGCATTGGGGGTTCGCCAAGCAGCAGAATTTGCCAATGTGGGCAGTGTCAATATAAAGGATCAGGTCTTAATGGAAAATCCCTCAGATACCTTGGTCATAAAAATTAAGGACTCTGAACTGGGTTATGGTATGGAAGATGTCCATTTTGGACGTATGACCTTTACCTATGATGAAAATGATAATAGAATCTTAGTTTCTGATGACGTCAATATTAAAATAAGAAAGTCTGATGATTCATCTATAAAAATCAACGTTAGGAAAGATTCTCATGGAAATACAACTCTTGCTGCCAGAGAAAGGGCCAAGCAAATCAATTATGAATATGAGTTGTTTGAAAATGAAATCATATTGGATGAATTTTTGACCACAGCTACTTCTAACAAGGCTAGAAACCAAGAGGTGACAACAACCATATATGTTCCCACAGGAAAGGCTTTACAATTTGCAGAATCTGCAAGAGGATATATTGGCCGTGGCGTAAAAAACGACCAAGATTATTACAGAAGCGGAATTGTGGGATACATCTGGGTAATGGGAGAAAATGGAGAGCTTGAATGCCAAAACTGCCCAGAAGAATTAGATATTGATGAGAGCGAAGATGATGACGAAGGAAAAATAATCATAGATGAAAATGGCATAGATATCAATATTAAAGACCGGGATGATGCTTTTAAAATGAAAATTGATGAAAATGGTATTGAAATAAAAGCAGGAGAGAAAAACGACAATTGA
- a CDS encoding PadR family transcriptional regulator, producing MNIENTKAQMRKGVLEYCILSILRDKDKYASEILGALKDAKMLVVEGTIYPLLTRLKNAGLLNYRWEESTSGPPRKYYALTETGQLFLKELNGTWDELRNAVNLVTTTK from the coding sequence ATGAATATAGAAAACACAAAAGCACAAATGCGCAAAGGGGTTCTGGAGTATTGCATTCTTTCTATCTTACGGGATAAGGACAAATATGCATCTGAAATTCTAGGGGCCTTAAAAGACGCTAAGATGCTTGTGGTGGAAGGTACTATTTACCCTCTGTTAACGAGGCTAAAAAATGCTGGGTTGCTCAACTACCGTTGGGAAGAATCCACTTCTGGACCACCTCGAAAATATTACGCACTTACCGAAACGGGACAATTGTTTCTAAAAGAACTAAACGGTACCTGGGATGAACTAAGAAATGCAGTTAACCTAGTAACCACCACAAAATAA
- a CDS encoding nuclear transport factor 2 family protein: MNLSKKITVTLFMGMTFIMSAQMAENSELYMTLKEKDSTLFDAAFNQCDVETMESLFTEDFEFYHDKGGVTVGRNNFLAPNRENCAKIDRNEPQRAKRILVPGSLQVYPLYKQGELYGAVQHGVHSFEFLNEQKQYQKGDVAKFIHVWILEDGQWKIKRELSYDHQLQQ, from the coding sequence ATGAACTTGTCAAAAAAAATAACTGTAACGCTATTCATGGGCATGACTTTTATAATGAGCGCTCAAATGGCTGAAAACTCTGAGTTATACATGACTTTAAAAGAAAAGGACAGTACATTGTTTGATGCAGCCTTTAATCAATGTGATGTGGAGACCATGGAATCGCTGTTTACAGAGGATTTTGAGTTTTACCATGATAAAGGAGGGGTTACCGTTGGAAGAAATAATTTTTTGGCACCCAACAGAGAAAATTGTGCAAAAATTGATAGGAACGAACCCCAACGTGCAAAAAGAATCTTAGTTCCCGGTAGTTTGCAAGTTTATCCCTTATATAAGCAGGGAGAACTGTACGGTGCTGTTCAACATGGGGTTCATTCATTTGAGTTTTTAAATGAACAGAAGCAATACCAAAAAGGGGATGTCGCTAAATTTATACATGTATGGATTTTAGAAGATGGACAGTGGAAAATTAAAAGAGAATTGAGTTACGACCATCAATTACAACAATAA
- a CDS encoding DUF4870 domain-containing protein yields the protein MTESLTKHERNLSAIIHASTFSKYFIPFGNFILPLILWTANKKEHEFVDYNGKQALNFQISMLLYSVVAGLISIPFFIGFLPDLFDGSFFGMHRLSDLNNLDIHISSDDFRFGRFFWPAGITGVIQVALMVINIVYTILATIRTNEGETFKYPFTIKFIK from the coding sequence ATGACTGAATCATTAACCAAGCACGAACGAAATTTGTCAGCAATTATACATGCTTCGACCTTTTCAAAGTACTTTATCCCCTTTGGTAATTTTATTTTACCATTGATTTTATGGACGGCCAACAAAAAGGAACACGAGTTTGTAGATTACAATGGTAAGCAAGCGCTCAATTTTCAAATAAGCATGTTATTGTATTCAGTAGTAGCAGGTTTAATCAGCATTCCATTCTTTATTGGTTTTTTACCAGATTTATTTGATGGGAGCTTTTTTGGAATGCATCGCTTAAGTGACCTTAACAATCTAGACATTCACATTAGTAGTGATGATTTTAGGTTTGGACGGTTTTTTTGGCCGGCTGGCATCACGGGAGTAATACAAGTAGCATTAATGGTTATTAATATAGTTTATACCATTTTGGCTACTATTAGAACCAATGAAGGAGAGACTTTTAAATATCCATTTACCATAAAATTCATCAAATAA
- a CDS encoding DUF4442 domain-containing protein, with protein MASSASKFNTFTFFKLPSAWWCGVRVKYIDDKKAVTSVTHRWINQNPFKSMFWAVQGMAAELSTGAMVINQIKESGKKISMLVLNNNANFSKKAIGKITFTCEDGHLIEDAIKKTIETGEGQTIWMKSVGVNTDGVVVSTFNFEWTIKLKK; from the coding sequence ATGGCTTCTAGCGCTAGTAAATTCAATACATTCACATTTTTTAAACTTCCTTCTGCATGGTGGTGCGGGGTACGGGTAAAGTATATTGATGATAAAAAGGCAGTTACATCGGTAACCCACCGATGGATAAATCAAAACCCTTTTAAAAGTATGTTTTGGGCCGTTCAAGGAATGGCAGCGGAGCTGAGTACAGGTGCTATGGTCATCAACCAAATAAAGGAGAGTGGAAAGAAAATATCTATGTTGGTTTTAAACAATAATGCCAATTTCTCCAAAAAGGCTATCGGTAAAATCACCTTTACTTGTGAAGATGGACATTTAATCGAAGATGCCATCAAAAAAACAATTGAAACAGGAGAAGGACAGACCATTTGGATGAAATCCGTTGGGGTCAACACAGATGGAGTAGTGGTCTCTACTTTTAATTTTGAGTGGACTATTAAGCTTAAGAAATAA
- a CDS encoding TIGR00266 family protein: protein MNAHEIDYEIYGEEMQYVEIELDPQEAVVAEAGSFMMMDTDIKMDTIFGDGSGQDSGVLGKLFSAGKRLLTGESLFMTAFLNIGHGKKKASFASPYPGKILPIDLSEKGGKFICQKDAFLCAAKGVSVGIEFSKRLGRGLFGGEGFIMQKLEGDGMAFVHAGGTMAKKELAAGEVLKVDTGCIVGFSHTVDYDIEFVGGIKNTVFGGEGLFFATLKGPGTVYVQSLPFSRLAGRVLASIPRGGKDKGEGSILGGLGDIVMGDNRF from the coding sequence ATGAACGCACACGAAATAGATTATGAAATTTATGGGGAAGAAATGCAATATGTGGAAATTGAACTGGATCCACAAGAAGCAGTAGTTGCCGAAGCAGGGAGCTTTATGATGATGGACACCGATATAAAAATGGATACTATTTTTGGGGATGGCTCTGGCCAGGATTCTGGAGTATTGGGTAAATTGTTCTCTGCAGGAAAACGATTATTGACAGGAGAAAGTCTTTTTATGACCGCTTTTTTAAATATTGGTCATGGTAAAAAGAAGGCAAGCTTCGCTTCACCATATCCAGGAAAAATATTGCCTATTGACCTTTCAGAAAAGGGAGGGAAATTCATCTGCCAAAAAGATGCCTTTCTCTGTGCTGCTAAAGGCGTTTCAGTAGGGATTGAATTCTCCAAACGTTTAGGCCGTGGACTTTTTGGTGGAGAAGGTTTTATTATGCAAAAGCTGGAAGGTGATGGAATGGCCTTTGTACATGCTGGTGGTACTATGGCAAAAAAAGAACTGGCAGCAGGTGAAGTATTAAAGGTAGATACGGGTTGTATTGTTGGTTTCTCACATACCGTAGATTATGATATTGAATTTGTTGGTGGCATAAAAAATACCGTTTTTGGTGGCGAAGGTTTGTTCTTTGCCACACTTAAGGGCCCTGGAACCGTTTATGTGCAATCATTACCGTTTAGCCGACTGGCCGGTAGGGTATTGGCTTCTATTCCAAGAGGTGGAAAGGACAAAGGAGAAGGGAGTATTCTTGGCGGGCTTGGAGATATTGTAATGGGCGATAATAGATTTTAA
- a CDS encoding DUF2461 domain-containing protein: protein MDFQDLFNFLTELQQNNTKEWMDANRKWYKSLRGDFVLWLDSLDMTMAELHDDYYPTPGKKGINRINNNLMFHPHKPIYKDHFGAGLDKAPNSADFYIEVGVKQCLLAGGFWRPEPKTLRSIREGIDYNGEELQQIIAKPSFKELFGGLYEDEKLTNAPKGFANDHPHIKLLRNKTFAVEHQMDMGEVLKDNFEEKIKVVYLEMLPFRRYLNNATTV, encoded by the coding sequence ATGGATTTCCAAGACCTATTTAATTTTCTTACCGAATTACAACAAAACAATACCAAAGAATGGATGGATGCCAACCGGAAGTGGTACAAATCTCTTCGTGGGGATTTTGTGCTGTGGTTGGACAGTCTGGATATGACCATGGCAGAGTTGCATGATGACTATTATCCCACCCCAGGAAAAAAGGGAATTAATCGCATCAACAATAACCTCATGTTCCATCCACATAAACCTATTTATAAGGACCATTTTGGAGCAGGTTTGGATAAAGCCCCAAACTCAGCAGACTTTTATATTGAGGTAGGGGTAAAGCAATGTTTGTTGGCAGGAGGATTCTGGCGTCCAGAACCCAAAACCTTGCGAAGTATTCGTGAGGGAATAGACTACAATGGCGAAGAATTACAGCAAATTATAGCGAAACCTTCTTTTAAAGAGTTATTCGGTGGGCTCTACGAAGATGAAAAACTGACCAATGCCCCCAAAGGGTTCGCCAATGACCATCCACATATTAAATTGTTAAGAAACAAAACTTTCGCAGTGGAACACCAAATGGATATGGGCGAGGTTTTAAAGGATAATTTTGAAGAAAAAATTAAAGTAGTTTATTTGGAGATGCTTCCTTTCCGACGATATTTGAATAACGCAACAACCGTTTAA
- a CDS encoding NUDIX domain-containing protein: MKYGKVKNIKKELLSDNWYSLNKVTFEYQREDGAWETQVREAYDRGNGAVILLYNKEKGTVILTRQFRMPTYLNGNEDGMMVEACAGILEKGNAEQTIIMEVEEETGYKITEVEKVFESYMSPGSVTEVLYFFIGQYKENMKVSDGGGAEDETENIEVLEMTFQKALQMMSSGEIKDAKTIMLLQYAQINRLFD; the protein is encoded by the coding sequence ATGAAATACGGAAAGGTCAAGAACATTAAGAAGGAGTTACTATCAGATAATTGGTATTCATTAAATAAGGTCACTTTTGAGTACCAACGAGAAGATGGTGCATGGGAAACCCAAGTACGTGAAGCTTATGATCGCGGAAATGGAGCAGTGATTCTTCTATATAATAAAGAAAAAGGGACTGTGATTTTAACCAGACAGTTTAGAATGCCTACCTATTTAAACGGCAATGAAGATGGAATGATGGTTGAAGCCTGTGCAGGAATTTTAGAAAAAGGGAATGCAGAGCAAACCATTATCATGGAAGTGGAAGAAGAAACCGGTTATAAAATCACTGAAGTTGAAAAAGTATTTGAATCATACATGTCACCAGGTTCTGTTACTGAAGTGTTATATTTTTTTATTGGACAATATAAGGAAAACATGAAGGTGAGTGATGGTGGCGGGGCCGAGGATGAGACCGAAAACATTGAAGTGTTAGAAATGACTTTTCAAAAAGCACTGCAAATGATGTCCAGCGGAGAGATTAAAGATGCAAAGACCATTATGTTGCTTCAATATGCACAGATAAACAGGTTATTTGATTGA
- a CDS encoding peptide-methionine (S)-S-oxide reductase, with the protein MEIKKVALGGGCHWCTEAVFLSLRGVIKVEQGFVSQKGEQSSFSEAIIVRYDPVAISMKDLIEVHLHTHQSTSEHSFRHKYRSAVYVFSKNDFNESNQILKALQIDFKKKLITRTYYFEAFKPSDEQFHNYYYSNPEKPFCKSYIDPKLKVLMNRYSRFMKTATDTDILLG; encoded by the coding sequence ATGGAAATCAAAAAAGTTGCCTTAGGTGGAGGTTGCCATTGGTGTACCGAAGCTGTTTTTTTATCCCTACGCGGAGTCATCAAAGTGGAACAAGGGTTTGTTTCTCAAAAAGGAGAGCAAAGTTCTTTTTCCGAAGCAATCATTGTACGTTATGACCCAGTTGCAATTTCAATGAAGGATTTAATTGAAGTTCACCTACATACCCATCAAAGCACTTCTGAGCATTCATTTAGACACAAGTACCGTTCAGCTGTCTATGTTTTTTCCAAAAACGACTTTAATGAGTCCAATCAAATTTTGAAAGCGTTACAGATTGACTTCAAAAAGAAACTGATTACCAGAACCTATTATTTTGAAGCATTTAAACCTTCAGACGAGCAGTTCCACAATTACTACTATTCAAATCCTGAAAAGCCGTTTTGCAAATCATATATTGACCCTAAATTAAAGGTACTCATGAACCGATACTCCAGGTTTATGAAAACAGCTACTGATACAGATATTCTTTTAGGGTAA